The sequence TAATAAAACATGGTTTGTTTACTTAATTATTGACATTAAACTAGATTTATTTAGGGTGAATATATTATTTTGTGTACTTATTACACAGTAATTAAGCGAATATTACCATATGAAAGTTTTAGCTTGCTCGTACACTAGGTTTTTAATAAGATTGAAAAAGTATTGCTCCTATCCAATCATGCTCTTTATCCTGGTAAACCTTGCATTTGTTAATGAAGTTTTTGCTCAGGATCCCAATTTGCCACCCAGTGGAAATTTTGATTTGACAGAGTGGAAAATCACATTGCCAGATCAGAGTGAAGTGCAGGAAAACCAGCTTTCTAATGGATTTGAAAGTGCTAATGAATTTTATACAGATGCATCCACTGGAGCCATGGTATTTGTATGCCGTAACGATGGAGAAACTGGTGGTAGCACATACCCTAGAAGTGAACTTCGGGAAATGTTGAGGGCAGGTAATACAAGTATCAGCACAAAAGGCATTGGATTAAACAACTGGGTTTTTTCATCCTCTAGCCAGGCAAACAAAGAAGCATCAGGAGGGGTCGATGGAATAATGACGGCTACAGTAGCGGTAGATCACGTTTCTACTACAGGAGAATCTAGTAAAGTAGGTCGAGTGATTATTGGGCAAATACATGCTTCTGATGATGAACCGTGTCGCTTATACTATCGCAAATTACCTGGAAATACGAAAGGGTCAATTTATGTGGCTCATGAACCTAAAACTGGCTCGGATCAGTGGTATGAAATGATTGGAAGTAGAAGTAGCAGTGCTTCAAATCCTTCAGATGGTATAGCACTAGGGGAAAAGTTTAGCTATAAGATCGAAGTGGTAGGTAATACTCTCACAGTTACTATAATCCGAGACGGTAAAGATGATGTCGTGGAAGTTGTGGATATGACTTCTAGTGGATATGAAAATGATTGGATGTATTTCAAAGCTGGAAATTACAATCAAAACAATTCAGGAGATGCCGGAGATTATTGTCAGGTATCTTTTTTCGCATTGGGTAAGTCTCATTCAAGCTCAAACAACAACGCACCTTCTACGAGTATTACATCACCTTCAAATAATGACGGCTTTATCGAAGGAGATGATATTACGATTACAGCCGATGCATCGGATAGTGACGGAACTATAACCAAGGTGGAATTTTTTGAAGGGAATACGAAGTTAGGTGAAGATGCTTCATCTCCATATTCTTATACCTGGAATAATGTGTTGGCTGGTAATTATGTACTTAGTGCAAAGGCAATTGATAATGAAAATACAATAACCACATCGACTAGTGTCAGTATCACAGTTACTCCCATCTATGATGTTCCTTACGAAATACCAAAATTTCAGGATTTTATAGGTGGAAGCAAATTGCAAGCACCAACAAGTACCACAATCGCATCTCAATCTGAACTCATAAATGGATACACTGATGAAGGTTTTTATGTGGTAGAGAATGATAAAGTTGCCTTTAATCAATCAGGATCAAGCATGCGTACAGAGTTGAGGCATTTGGCTAATTGGGACATTACAAATGAAAATCGATCCTTACATGCAAGAATAGACGTAGTGGAGCAAACGTGTGATCAGGTTACTGTTGTTCAAATTCACGATGATGCCAATGCTGGAAGTGGACCGAACAAGCCACTGCTTAGAGTTTACAAGCACCTTACCAGAACTCCTGTCAATCATCTGTGGGCTGCTATCAAAACAGATGTTGGTGGTGATAACACAACACATGTAGATCTTGGGGCCGATCCTGGAGGATATTTCGATTGCGACGTTCGGTTAGAGGATGGTCGCATGATTATTGAAATTGATGGTGATGAAAAAATAGATAGAGATGTATCGTTCTGGACTTTTCCAAGCTATTGGAAAGCTGGCGTTTATCTTCAGGATGAGGGAGAAGCAACGGCCTATTTTGAAGAACTTAATGAAGTACTTGAGGTAAACAATGCCCCATCTGTCAGTATAACTTCCCCTTTCAGCGCAGATGTTTTCGACTATGAAGCTAATATTACCATAAGAGTCGATGCAGAAGATTCCGATGGCACCATAGCGAAAGTGGAGTTTTATGAAGGAGCCAACAAACTAGGTGAAGACGAGTCTGCTCCTTTTTCTTACATATGGAGGGAAGTACCAGCTGGCAGCTACGATCTATCAGTTATTGCAATCGATGATGCTGGTAACACGGCTACATCTTCAGCTGTAAGTGTCATTGTCAATGCTGGTCAGGTACTCAGTTCAGAAATTGAGGATGAAGAAGCTTTATTAAGAGTTTTTCCTAATCCATTCAGTTCTGTGATTACCATTGAGTATAATCCAATGGGAAATGAATCCACGCTTGTTTCAATTCATAACATTTCAGGACAGAAAATGGATGAATTAATAGTGGACAATCAAGGGGTTGGAACACATAAAGTAACATGGAAAGTACCTGGGGATTTGTCAAACGGAATCTACTTTATCAAAGTGAAAATTGGGGAGGAAACAAAAACCTCAAGGGTAATTCTTAATAAATAGTTGATTTGAATTGAATGAAGTAAACCTGAGTTCGAATCTTCTTTACCAAGAACCACTAAAAACCCGAATGTCGTGAAATGAAAAAGGGAGTATACTAGACTTGATCTAGTATACTCCCCTACTTCTCTTCAATTTTAGTTACCAATATCTGATTGTAACATTTCTTTGAATAGCTATTTTCTTATCTACATTACACTCAATCTCAAATTGCTATTATATCCCTAAGGCCTGTCCTCCGCCTATTTGTATTGTCTCTGCAGTAATAAAAGATGCGTCTTTACTCGCCAGGAAAGAAATAACAGAAGCAACTTCTTCCGGTTGACCAAGTCTTCCCAACAAAATATTATTCTTCCATGATGCAAATACTTCTGGTTTGGTTGATTTAATCTGTGCATGGAATGGTGTATCAATGGTACCAGGAGAAACTGCATTGACTCTGATACCGTACTCAGCCAAATCTTTTGCTAATGCTCTGGTAATGGCATGAACTCCTGCCTTAGAAGTTCCATATATTCCAGCTCCAGGCCCTCCTGCATTCCATCCTGCATTTGAGGTGTAGTTGATTATGGTGGGATTATCTCCTTTCTTAAGGCAAGGAATAGCAGCTCTGGAGGTAAAAAATACGGAATCCAAGTTGAGCGCCATCACATTTCTATAAAACTCAGTGGTCATTTCTTCGAATCTTGACCGACCGCCTAGCCCACCGGCATTGTTTACCAACACATCGATTCTTCCGTATTTTTGTCCAATGGCACTAATATTTGAGTTTACCTCCTCTTCATTTGTAACATCAAAACCATAATACTCCGCA is a genomic window of Marinobacter alexandrii containing:
- a CDS encoding SDR family NAD(P)-dependent oxidoreductase, translating into MGKEQTGKVAIVTGATGGIGFEVAKRLGQDGYTVILNGIEDEMGAKRVEELSKEGITAEYYGFDVTNEEEVNSNISAIGQKYGRIDVLVNNAGGLGGRSRFEEMTTEFYRNVMALNLDSVFFTSRAAIPCLKKGDNPTIINYTSNAGWNAGGPGAGIYGTSKAGVHAITRALAKDLAEYGIRVNAVSPGTIDTPFHAQIKSTKPEVFASWKNNILLGRLGQPEEVASVISFLASKDASFITAETIQIGGGQALGI
- a CDS encoding polysaccharide lyase family 7 protein yields the protein MLFILVNLAFVNEVFAQDPNLPPSGNFDLTEWKITLPDQSEVQENQLSNGFESANEFYTDASTGAMVFVCRNDGETGGSTYPRSELREMLRAGNTSISTKGIGLNNWVFSSSSQANKEASGGVDGIMTATVAVDHVSTTGESSKVGRVIIGQIHASDDEPCRLYYRKLPGNTKGSIYVAHEPKTGSDQWYEMIGSRSSSASNPSDGIALGEKFSYKIEVVGNTLTVTIIRDGKDDVVEVVDMTSSGYENDWMYFKAGNYNQNNSGDAGDYCQVSFFALGKSHSSSNNNAPSTSITSPSNNDGFIEGDDITITADASDSDGTITKVEFFEGNTKLGEDASSPYSYTWNNVLAGNYVLSAKAIDNENTITTSTSVSITVTPIYDVPYEIPKFQDFIGGSKLQAPTSTTIASQSELINGYTDEGFYVVENDKVAFNQSGSSMRTELRHLANWDITNENRSLHARIDVVEQTCDQVTVVQIHDDANAGSGPNKPLLRVYKHLTRTPVNHLWAAIKTDVGGDNTTHVDLGADPGGYFDCDVRLEDGRMIIEIDGDEKIDRDVSFWTFPSYWKAGVYLQDEGEATAYFEELNEVLEVNNAPSVSITSPFSADVFDYEANITIRVDAEDSDGTIAKVEFYEGANKLGEDESAPFSYIWREVPAGSYDLSVIAIDDAGNTATSSAVSVIVNAGQVLSSEIEDEEALLRVFPNPFSSVITIEYNPMGNESTLVSIHNISGQKMDELIVDNQGVGTHKVTWKVPGDLSNGIYFIKVKIGEETKTSRVILNK